The Gordonia terrae genome contains the following window.
CAGCACCAGCCCGGTGCCGATGCCGCGGCTGAACGATCCCTCGACGCGCTGTCCGATCTGACCGGCCCACCAGCGCGGCAGGAACGCCTCGAGGATGAAGTACGTGACCACGAGCAGGGCGGCGATGACAAGACCGATCACCACCTTCTTCACAACGGCGTTCGCACGCTCGCCGGCCGTCTTTTTGGCCGGCGGCGCGTCCGTCGTCGACCCATCCGGTGGCACCGCACCCGGGGTCTCGACGGGATACGAGGTGGCCGGCGGGGTTGTCCCGGGTGGCGTATGTCCCGGTGGGAACGCGCCTGACGGAGTCTGTCCCGGCCCGCCCGGCGTCGGGTGGCCGGAGGGATTCGCAGAGAACGGTTCGTTGCTCATGCGCCGAGTCTATGCGCGGTCGCCACCCTGTCCGCCGGGATGAGCGACACGGTCACCGGGGCTTCCGGATGCCGCCGTAGATCCCGCGCCGGACGATCCACGGTTGCAGGATCGTGTCGACCGACCACGCCGGAAAGCGGAACGGACGACCGCTGGGCGCAAAGACCTGGAGTCCGTCGGCCTGCACCCCGAGCACCGAACCCCACCGACGCCGTGGGGGAACGTAGCGTCGCGCCCGGTCGGGCCGCCCGCCGAGGTCGGCGCGGATGTTGTGTGCGAGCAGACGATCGGCACGATTGCGAGCCGAACTGCGCAGATCGTCGGTCGCCGCGACGTCGCCGATGGCGTACACGGAATCGACCCCGGGCACCCGCAGTTCAGCAGACACACGGACGAAACCCGACGCGTCGAGCACGTCCGCAGGCAGCCAGTCCGTGTTCGGCGCGACCCGGCCGATGGCCCACAGCACGGCGTCCGCCCCGACCGCCGACTGGCCGGTCGAGAAACTCACCGGACCGGGCGTGATCTCGTCGCAGCTGAATCCGTCGGGCACGACAGCGCGATGGCCGCCGTGGACACCGACCCCGAGCCGACGCAGTCGGGCGCGGACCGTGGCCCAGGTACGCGGATGATGCTGCGGCAGGGCGCGATCGCCCGGGTGGTAGAGGTCGATCTGCTTGTCCCGCCAGGTGGCGGCCAAGTTGGCGGCGGCGCTCACCGCCGCCGCACCGCCACCGATCACGGCAATGGAGTCGGCGTCGGCGAATCGCCGATGCGCAGAACGCAAGTCGGCGTCGATGTCGGCCGCGGACTGTAACCCGGGTTGTCGCCAGAAGCCGTTCCGTACCCCGGTGGAGATGACCAGCGCGTCGAAGCCCTCGACGGTCGCGGCGCCGGCGGCATCGACAACGGAGACGGTGCGGTTGTCGAGATCGGCGGCCGTCAGCGTGCCGTGGACGGTCCGGATGCCGTCGAGTTTGCGGAAGCGCCCGAACGGGATCCGATAGTCCCGGGCCCACTCATCGGGCCGGCTGATCCGGAGGCCGAGCTCCTGACCGCTGACGAGTCCCGGCTTCGACGAGATGCCGACGACATCGGCATGCGGAGCGAGGTGGATCGCGGTCAGCAATCCGGAATCACCGAGACCGGCGACGACGACGCGGGGTCGGCTCACGCAGTGACCTGATCCGGTGGATGGGCGGCCGAACGCGGCGGCCGGGGGATGAACCGCGGCACCCGGTCGATGACGTCCTGGTAGCCGGGACGTCGCTCGAGGCTTCGCTTCTCCATCATGGGGATGCTGGCGCCGAGGAACATGGCGAGCATCAGCACCGCGCCGACGAACAGCCACCACCAGTCACCGGGTGAGGCGGCGAGACCGAACAGGGCCATCGACACCCAGAACATGACCTCGCCGAAGTAGTTCGGGTGCCGCGACCACGCCCAGACGCCGGTGTCGAGGACGGCGCCCGGCGTTCGGTGTGCGGCGAACCGGCGCAACTGTCCGTCGGCGATGTACTCGAGCGCCGTGGCGGCCAGTCCCACGACAGCAGCGACCGCCGTCAACCATGCCACCGCGCCGGTGTGGGTGACGGCGACGTAGATCGGGATCATGCCGAGGAACACCTGGAAGGTGGGGAAGACGTGGATGGCCATCAGATCGACGGGCAGCTCGGCGCGCCCGGCACCGGACTTCAGCATCGGGTAGCGCCAGTCCTCGTGCTGCAGTCCCGGCCAGCCGATCGCCCAGTTCGCGGTGAGTCGGATCGCCCAGGCGCCGATGACGACGGCGATGACCCAACAGTGCACTGCGTCTATCCCGACGTCGCCCGCCGCCCACCAGTAGAGGAATAGTGCGGGCGGTACCACACTCCAATAAGCGTCGTAAAAGCTGGAATTGCCGTAGTACCGGCTGAACCCGAAGATGACCAACGTGGCCAGCAGGTCGGCGATGAGGGTGTCCAACCACAGGTACGCGGTGGTCGGACCCCAGATCAGCCAGGCGGCAGCGACTGCGAAGGCCACCAGGTAGGCGATCGTGATCCGGGCGAACGAACCGGTCCGACTGTAGGTGCGCTCGGTGTTCACAGGGTCACCCATCTCGTCACAGCTGTTCTTCGATGGACCCGGCGAGCTTCTCCGGCTTCGTGGTCGGCGCATACCGCGCGACCACCGAACCGTCCCGCCCGATCAAGAACTTGGTGAAGTTCCACTTGATGCGGCCGCCGAGCACGCCGGACTTCTGGTCCCGCAACCAGGCGAACAACGGGTGTGCCTCCGGCCCGTTCACGTCGACCTTCGCGAACATCGGGAACGTCACGTCGTAGGTCAGCGAACAGAAGTTCTTGATCTCCTCCTCGTCGCCAGGTTCCTGATGTCCGAACTGATCGCACGGGAAGCCGAGTACACGCAGCCCCTTGTCGGCGTAGTCCCGGTGCAGGGCTTCCAGACCGCGGTACTGCGGGGTGAATCCGCACTGCGAGGCGGTGTTCACGATGAGCAGGGGACTGCCCTGGAAGTCCGAGAGTTCGACGGGTGTGCCGTCGATGCCGGTGGCGGTGAAGTCGTACGCGGAGGTCATGCCGCTACGCTACTTCCCAATCAAGCACTTGCTCGGGAGAATCGGCGAAGGATCCGCCGATCATTCCCCGAACCGCTCCGTCCGGATGCGGGTGCGATCGTGTCCGGCGTCGACCATCCATTGAGCGCAGTTCTCGACGAACCGATTGGGGCCGCAGATGAACACCGTCGGCGAGGTCGCGGGGTCGAGCGTGAGTCCGGCCAGTTCGTCGGCGGTGAGGCGTCCCGCAGGTCGTGTCGCATCGTCGGGCGCCACCCGGGTGTGGATCAGGTGGACGTCCATGCGCCGGTGTTCGATCAACTGCCGCAGCTCGTCCCGGTAGTAGACGCGGTCGGGGCTCCGGACCGAGTACACGAGGGAGAACGGCGTCTGCGGGGCCTCGACCTCGCGGCCGCGGATCATCGACATGAGCGGCGCGATGCCGGAGCCGCCGCCGATCAGCTGCACGGGCCGGTCGTCTCCGGACGGCCAGGTGAACCAGTATCCGTGTGGATCGCTGATCTCCAGCGGGTCGCCCACCTCGACGACGTCGACGAGGTACGGCGACACCTCACCGTCCTCCAGGCGTTCGACGGTGACCTCGACCGAACGCGTCTCGCGGACATCGGACAACGAGTAGGCGCGTGCGGTGGAGTAGCCGTCCTCGGCGGTCAACCGGATGTCGACATGCTGACCGGGCAATGCGTGGACGGCCTCGGGGAGGGCGAGGCGCAGGGCGCGCGCGGTGGGGGTGAGGTCGACGACCGCGGTGACCGTCGTGAGATGCCAGGTCGTCACGAGTAGCGCTGTTCGCGCCAGGGATCGCCGTACATGTGGTACCCGCGTTCCTCCCAGAATCCGGGCGCGTCCTCGGCCATGAAGCGGAGTCGCCGAACCCATTTCGCGCTTTTCCAGAAATACAGGTGCGGCACCAGGAGCCGGGCCGGGCCGCCGTGTTCGGCGGCGAGCGGCTCGCCGTCGTAGGTGTCGGCGATCCAACCGCGGCCGTCGACGAGATCGGCGAGCGGCACATTGGCGGTGTAACCACCGTGGCAGTGTGCCATCACGAACGGAGCCGGCTCCCACGGCAACGCACGTAGCAGCGTGTCGAAGGAGACGCCGCGCCACCGCGTATCGAACTTCGACCACCGTGTGACGCAATGGATGTCGGTGGTGACGTCCTCGTGAGGGAGGTCCTGGAACTGCTCCCACGTGAACGTGGCCGCCTTGTGGTCTGCCGACTGCACGGCCAGCATCCAACCGGCCGAGGCGACCGCGGGCGTCGGCTCCGACGACAGGACCGGAAAATCGAGTGTCGTGTACTGGCCGGGAGGGAGACGCCGCGCATCGCGGTCGCGGCGCCCCACGAACCCTCGGTTGACAATCGCCATGATCGCGGAGTCTACGCGGCTGTAGTTGATTCGGCCCGCTCGCTCCGCTCCCGGCGCCGGGCATCGATTCGGCCCGCTCGCTCCGCTCCCGGCGCCGGGCGCCTCATGAGAAGTCGAACAGCGCAGGCACCGCGACGACGACCGCGGCAGCCCAGAAAGCGAACACCGGGAGGTAATCGGTCTGCCATCGTTCCGTGGCGTCGAACCCGCGGCGCCGACGCACGAAGTCGAAGAGCAGGTACGCCGCCCACGACAAGTTCACCAGCAGAACGAGGTTGAGTCCCAGCGCCACGGTCTTGTTGGCGGTGAACCCGAACTCCGCGATACGCGAGGCCATGATCGTCAGCATGACCGCGTCGACCGCGAGCGCGGTCACGACCAGGACCAGTTGCAGACGGTCGAAGAGCTCGGGGCGCAGATGCGGATCGCGCGCCGAGATCGCGTACAGGAGCAGGCCGAGAACGACGACGAGGATGAGATCGATCAGGATCAGCAGCTCACGGTCGACGTCGACGACGTCGCCACTGGTCACCATCGCGACCAGCAGCACCACGAGCATCACCGCGGTGACCGGGGTGAACACCTTGGTGAGCACCGGTGCGATGTTCTCGACCACGCTCTGCTTCGCCTCCACCAGCCACGCCGCCAGCAGCACGATTCCGGTCGCGGCGATCGGCAGCAGCCACTGGGTGATGACGGTGTCCACGTCGATGCCGAGTGCACCGAAGGCCCCGGCGGTCAGGCCGGTGAGGACTCCGACCCCGAGACCGAGAAGCGTTGCGTAGACGATCCATTCGCCGGTGAACCGGATGAAGTCCATTCGTCTCGGCCCCGACCGCCAGTGGCCGCCGACATACATCACGCCCATCAGAAACCACAGAACGATCGGTGTGTGAATCGCGACGATGGCCTGGGTGGTCCCGTCATGGACGAACGGATAGACGTTGACGATCACGCCGGTGGCGATGAACGCGGAAGCCACGGTGAGTGCGGTTCGCGCCGAGACACGACGCTTCCAGCCGAAATAGGCCGCCAGGAACGGCAGCACCAACAGCGTCGCGTTGCGGACGAGTACCCATTCGGGCATCAGGTCGAAGGCGACGCGGACCGTTGCGGCCGCGGCGACGACGAGACCGATCACGACCCCGAGTTCGAGCCGCCGGCGACCGGGGTTGCCCGCCGGTTCCGCGGTCAGGACCAGTTGCTTCCACAATCTGTCAGAATGCTCGCGCGCGAACTCGCGCGACAGGGCATCGACCCGTCCCATTCGCTTGACGGCCACCAGAAACGCCTCGTCGTCATCGAGACCACCTGCGGCGAGGTCGGCAATCTGACCGCGCAGGTGATCTTCCATCTCGTCGGCGTCGGTGGTGGCGATCGCCTGATGGCGCAGGACATAGCCACGCCACCGGTCGATCTGGTTCTCGAGTTCGGTCTCCGCGGTCATGCGAGACCCTCCGCGGCCGGCGGCAGCGCGACCGTCCGCCACACCTGGTCGAGCGCGTCGGCCACGACTTCCCACTGCGACCGTCGCTCGGCGAGCGCCGCCAACCCCACCGGCGTGATCGTGTAGTGCTTGCGCCGTCGACCGGTGTCGGCCTTGCCCCAGGTCGCCTCGACGTGCCCGGCACGTTCGAGCCGATGCAGCAAGGGATAGAGCATCCCGTCGGTCCACTCCATCCGGCCACCGGACATCTCTCGGACGCGCTTGAGGATCGCGTACCCGTAGGACTCGCCCTCGGCGAGAATCCCGAGCACCAGCGGGGTGGCGGACGCAGCTACGAGGTCCTTCTCGATATACATAGAACTCCTATGCCTAGAACTGCTAGGAGCATAGCAGCTCTAGGTATGGGAGTGACGCGGCTGACGCGGCCGCTACTTCTTCGAGAGCGACGATTCCTTATGCGCGGCCTTCGAACCCGTCTTCGACGACTTGACGATCCAGTACGGCTCGTCCTCGCTGGCCTTGAATTTCTGTCCCTCGAAGGTGAATTCCTTCGTCCGCTTCTCCTCAGCGGTCCCTTCGGTCTCGCCCTGAGAGGTGTTCCAGCGCACGGTGTCGTTCTTCTTGATCGCCATGTCGGCAGTGTGCCCCGCCGATGTCGACGGTCAAACCTCCTCCGCCCCATCGGTCGCTGTGGAACGATCAGCACGTCGTGTCGAGCCGGAGGTACGTCATGAGCGTCGAACGTTCCGACAGTCGTCGGGGGGCCGATCCGGCCATCGGTGTCCGGGGCCTGCGAAAGTCCTTCGGCAAGTTCGAAGCACTCCGCGGACTCGACCTCGAGGTCGCCCGCGGCGAGGTCCACGGCTTCCTCGGACCTAACGGCGCGGGCAAGTCGACGACGATCCGGGTCCTCCTGGGTCTACTGAAGGCGGACGGGGGAGAGGTCCGGCTCCTGGGCGGCGATCCCTGGCGTGATGTCGTGGAACTGCACCGCCGACTGGCGTATGTGCCCGGTGACGTGGCGCTGTGGCCGACGATGACCGGCGGCGAGATGATCGACCTGCTCGGCTCGATGCGGGGCGGACTCGACGACGCGAGACGCGCCGATCTCGTGGCCCGATTCGAACTCGATACCACCAAACGGGGACGGCAGTATTCGAAGGGAAACCGGCAGAAGGTCGCGATCGTCGCGGCTCTGGCGTCGGACGTCGAGTTGCTGATCCTCGACGAGCCGACATCGGGACTGGACCCGTTGATGGAGAACGTCTTCCAGGACGTCGTGGGTGAGGCCACCGCCCGTGGCACCACGGTCCTGCTGTCGAGTCACATCCTCGCCGAGGCCGAGACACTCGCGGATCGGCTCAGCATCATCCGCGACGGGGCCGTCGTGGCGACCGGCACGCTCGCGGAGCTGCGCGGCCATACCCGCACTTCTGTTCGCGCCGAACTGGATTCGCTGCCGGGTTCGGATCTGCTGGCGCAGTTGCACGACGTCGACGTCCAGGGCCTCGACGCGCACGACACCGGTTCCGGTGGTCATCGCCTGAGCGCGACGGTCGATTCGGCTCGGATCGGTCCGGTGATGTCGGTGCTGTCCTCCTGTGGCCTACGCTCACTCACGGTCGAGCCACCATCGCTGGAGAGTCTCTTTCTCTCGCTGTACGAGGGGGCTGACCAGCCCGCGGGAGAACGGTGAGGTCATGACGGCGTCGACGATCGGCACCGCCCCGCTGGTACGGGCCTCCCTCCGCCACGAAGGTCGCGGCTTCGCCCCGTGGATCGTATTGCCGACCGCGCTCACCGTGTCGTCGGTCATCGCCTATCCGCTCCTGTTCCCCGACGCCGCGGAGCGCGCCGCCTTCGCCGCGACGATCGGCTCGAACCCGGCGCTCGGGTTGATCTTCGGACCCGCCTACGACCTGTCCACGGTCGACGGGTTCGTCGCCTGGCGCAGCCTTGCGCTCGGTGGATTCATCGCTGCCCTCGGCGCGATCTTCATCGTGGTCAAAGCCGCTCGTGGTCAGGAGGATTCCGGCCAGGCCGAACTCCTCGCCGCCGGGGTACTCGGACGCGCCGCACGGTTGTCGACCGCGCTGATCATGGCCGGAGTGTGCGCGATCGCGATCGGACTCGTGGCGGGCCTGGCGACATCCCTGTGCGGTGGGGAGTGGGAATCGTCGTTTCTGCTGGGAGCCGGGTTCACGGTCACCGGTTGGATGTTCGGCGCCGTCGCGGCGGTGAGTGCCCAGGTGGGTTCCGACGCACGGGCCGCCACGACGATGGCCGTGTCGCTTCTCGGTGTGCTGTTCGTGATGCGCGGCTTCCTGTTCTCGGTGGAGGCGCCCGCGTGGACCACGTGGATCAACCCACTCGGGTGGGTTCAGGAGACCCGCCCGGCAACCGGCGATCACTGGTGGCCTCTGCTTCTCGGGCTCACCTTCACGGTCGTCGTCGGAGCGGCCGCCTTCGTGTTGCAGCGCGCGCGGGACTTCGGTCAGGGTCTCGTGCCGGCACGTCCGGGGCCGGCACGGGGTGGCATCGGCTCGCCGCTGGCCCTGGCCATCCGCCTCAACCGGGCTCCGATCGGCTCGTGGGTACTCGCGTTCGTCGGACTCGGCATCATCTTCGGCTACTTCACCAGGTCGGTTCGCGGCCTGCTGACCGCGAATCCGGCGATGGCCCAGATCTTCGCCTCCGGTGCGGCGTCACCTGCAGACCTGGTGTCGGCCTTCGTCACGACGATCCTCGGCCTGGTGGGGATCATCGCGTCTGTCGCCGGGGTGCAGATCGTCAACCGTATCCGCACCGAGGAACTGGAGGATCGCGCGGAAGCGGTGCTCGCCACCGCGGTCAGCCGTCCGAGTTATTTCGGTGCCGTCACCGCAGTCGCCCTCGTCGTCCCTGCGGCGCTCGTCGCCGTTGCCGGGCTGGTCATCGGCACCTTCGCCACGACGGCCGATCTCGGCCTCGGCTTCGGCGACGTCGTCCTCCAGTCGATCGCCACCATCCCCGCGGTGTGGGCCGTCGTCGGGATCGCGGTCGCCGTCATCGGGGCCCGACCCCGCGTGCGGCCCGCCATCTGGCTCGGGGTCCTGGTCTCGTTCGTACTCACGATCCTGGGCCCGAGTTTCAAGCTCCCGGACTGGGCACTGGGCTTCAGCCCGTTCCACCATGTGCCGGATGTGTCTGCCACCCAGCCTGATTGGTGGGGACTCGGCGGTGTGGGCGTGGTCGTGGTGGTGCTCGTCGCCCTCGGATTCGCCGGGTTCCGCCGGCGGGACGTGCCGTAGACGCGTCCCAGCTGCCTGGTTAGCGCGCATGACAACTGCTCCCCGAGGTGCGAGCCCCACAACTGCTCCCCGAGGTGCGAGCCCCACAACTGCTCCCCGAGGTGCGAGCCCCACAACTGCTCCCTGAGGTGCGAGCGCAGCGAGCCACGAAGGGCGTCGCAAAGTATCTCGCCAGGCCCTTCGAGGCTCGTCGCTATCGCTCCTCACACCTCAGGGAGCAGAGGGTGGACGCACCTCAGGGACCAGTGGGTTCGGTGTTCTTCGGGATCAAGGAGCAGAAACTCAGCCCAGGGCTGCCGCGAGGCGGCGCCACTGCTCGCGCGGGAAGCCCCGGTGGTCCGCCTGCAGGACCTGCACGCACACATGGTCGGCGCCGGCGGCTCGATGCTCGTCGATCCGCTTCAGGATCGCGGTCTCGTCACCCCAGACGATCAGGGCGTCGAAGAGTCGATCGCTCACCGACGTCAGGTCGTCCTCGGAAAACCCGAGGCGGCGGAGATTGTTGGCGTAGTTGGGCATTGCGAGGTAGCCCGTGAGCCACTTCGTGCCCACCGCCCGTGCTTCGTCGCGGTCGGCGGCGATGATCGCGGTCTGCTCGGGCGCGAGGAGCGGCCCGTCGCCGAGGGTTTCGCGCGCGATCTTGGTGTGGTCCGGGGTCACCAGGTAGGGATGGGCGCCTGCGGTCCGGTCGGCCGACAACTGGAGCATCTTCGGTCCCAGCGCGGCCAGCACTCGAGCATCGCTCGGCACAGGTTGCGGGGCGTCGTCCAATCCGTCGAGGAACGCCTTGGTGGTCGCGAGCGGCTTCTTGTAGCGTCCCGCTTCCTGGGCGTCGATCAGCGGCGCGTGGCTGATGCCGAGGCCGAGGAGGAAACGTGCACCGTGCTGCTCGGTGAGGCGGGCGTGTGCCGCCGCGACGTCGTGCGGCTCGTGCATCCACATGTTGAGAATCCCGGTGGCGACGACGGCGTTCTGAGTGGCGCCGAGCAGGTTCTCGACCGAGTCGAGGACCGGACCACCCACGTCGGGGATCCACAGTGCCGTGTAACCCAATTCGTCCAGCTCGGCCGCGGCTTCGGCGGCCTCCCCGGTGTCTCCGTACCGCAGCGGTGAACTCCAGATTCCTACGCCATCGAGTTTCATGTCGTCGACATTACCGATCGAGCGATCGGGCCGCGCCGACTGCCGGGTCCGCTCACCCGTGTGCCGGTCGGCCTGACTGGGCCTCCAACCGCGCGTCCATGGCGGCCGTCATGCGCTTGAACACATTGATCGCGACCACGCCCACGACGATCAGGACGACTCCGGCGACCGAACCGAGGGAGTCGGTGACCAGTCCGGAGATGCCGATCGCGAGAACGTAGATCGGCACCCACCCGAACAGGTGCAGGATGCTCTCGGGCTTCTCGTCGGTGGCCCAGCCCTCTCGAACCGCAGCCCGATAGGTGGCGTAGTCGGGATAGAACTCGGTGAACGCGATCGCGAAGATCGTGCCGCCGATCTGGATGATCCATCCGGTCCAGAAGTTGTTCGGGTCGTCGAGCACCAGATCGCCGAACGCGCCGGAGATCGCGGCGACGCCGAATCCGGCGACCCACGCCCAGGTGATGACGTAGTTGATGTGGATGAACAGCGGGCTGTCCCAGAATTCCTTCTCGGTGGTCTCCCGCGCGTACTGGAGGGTGAACGGCTGGCGCACGATGATCGACCCGAGCGCGAAGGCGACCAGCGCGATGTTGGTCATCTCCCCGCCCCACCGCTCCAGCCAGTCGATGACGCCGTCGGAGGCGAACAAGGCGATGATCGCCATGGTGCCGAAGTAGGTGACGTCGAAGACTTCGAGGAGTTTGACGTTCGTGCCCCGCTTGTGACCGCCGATCACCAGCAGGAGTGACAGCGCGAACGCCGACGCCGCGGCCTCTTCGAATCTGCCGGGCCCCGCGAGGAGCGCCATCAGGATCCACGGGGACATGCCCGCGAACGGAGAGTTGAGGAACAGCGTCAGTGCGTGCCGTGCGCCCGACGTCGGTGGTGGGTCGGTCCGCGTCGAGTCGGCCACCGGCGGATTCGGGTCATCGCTCATGGCTGAATTGTGAGGCGCGCGGCGGCATTCCGCAGCGGACTGCGACAATCCGGACGATCTCGGGCAACCGGGCGGTGCGTGCCGGAGATGGTCGGCAGGTGCGTACCCGGTGCGATGCGGCCCCGGCGGTCGGCCGAGGCCGCATCGCCTCATCAGGTCGTCAAGACCCTCACGCATGGGGCGCGAGAACGACCGCCGCGTTGTGTCCGCCCATTCCGAGTGAGGTCTTCAACGTCAGCCCGTGCTCGAGATGGGTACGCCCGTCGAGCAATTGCGGGATGACCGCGTCGGCGACCCGCGGTGTCGCGGGGACCTCGCCGCGTTCGTAACCGAGCAGCGACGCCGCGAGTTCCACGGCCCCGGCAGCGCCCTGGCAGTGCCCGGCGAGCGGCTTCACCGAGAACACCTCGGCATTGGGCAGCATGGTGTCGGCGATCGCCGCCTCGGCGCGGTCGCACTGCCGGGTTCCCGGGCCGTGCGCGTTGAGATACCGGATGCGCTCGCCGCTGACGCCGGACATCGTGAGCGCCTGCTCCACACACGACCGCACGCTTGTCAGTTCCGGATCGATCGACGTGACGTGAAAGGCGTCATGAGACATCGCCCCGCCCAGCACATCCGCGTACCCGTCGGCGCGACGGTTGGTCATCGTG
Protein-coding sequences here:
- a CDS encoding LLM class F420-dependent oxidoreductase; the encoded protein is MKLDGVGIWSSPLRYGDTGEAAEAAAELDELGYTALWIPDVGGPVLDSVENLLGATQNAVVATGILNMWMHEPHDVAAAHARLTEQHGARFLLGLGISHAPLIDAQEAGRYKKPLATTKAFLDGLDDAPQPVPSDARVLAALGPKMLQLSADRTAGAHPYLVTPDHTKIARETLGDGPLLAPEQTAIIAADRDEARAVGTKWLTGYLAMPNYANNLRRLGFSEDDLTSVSDRLFDALIVWGDETAILKRIDEHRAAGADHVCVQVLQADHRGFPREQWRRLAAALG
- a CDS encoding permease prefix domain 1-containing protein; the protein is MTAETELENQIDRWRGYVLRHQAIATTDADEMEDHLRGQIADLAAGGLDDDEAFLVAVKRMGRVDALSREFAREHSDRLWKQLVLTAEPAGNPGRRRLELGVVIGLVVAAAATVRVAFDLMPEWVLVRNATLLVLPFLAAYFGWKRRVSARTALTVASAFIATGVIVNVYPFVHDGTTQAIVAIHTPIVLWFLMGVMYVGGHWRSGPRRMDFIRFTGEWIVYATLLGLGVGVLTGLTAGAFGALGIDVDTVITQWLLPIAATGIVLLAAWLVEAKQSVVENIAPVLTKVFTPVTAVMLVVLLVAMVTSGDVVDVDRELLILIDLILVVVLGLLLYAISARDPHLRPELFDRLQLVLVVTALAVDAVMLTIMASRIAEFGFTANKTVALGLNLVLLVNLSWAAYLLFDFVRRRRGFDATERWQTDYLPVFAFWAAAVVVAVPALFDFS
- a CDS encoding DUF2945 domain-containing protein, giving the protein MAIKKNDTVRWNTSQGETEGTAEEKRTKEFTFEGQKFKASEDEPYWIVKSSKTGSKAAHKESSLSKK
- a CDS encoding DUF1295 domain-containing protein, yielding MGDPVNTERTYSRTGSFARITIAYLVAFAVAAAWLIWGPTTAYLWLDTLIADLLATLVIFGFSRYYGNSSFYDAYWSVVPPALFLYWWAAGDVGIDAVHCWVIAVVIGAWAIRLTANWAIGWPGLQHEDWRYPMLKSGAGRAELPVDLMAIHVFPTFQVFLGMIPIYVAVTHTGAVAWLTAVAAVVGLAATALEYIADGQLRRFAAHRTPGAVLDTGVWAWSRHPNYFGEVMFWVSMALFGLAASPGDWWWLFVGAVLMLAMFLGASIPMMEKRSLERRPGYQDVIDRVPRFIPRPPRSAAHPPDQVTA
- a CDS encoding ABC transporter ATP-binding protein, which translates into the protein MSVERSDSRRGADPAIGVRGLRKSFGKFEALRGLDLEVARGEVHGFLGPNGAGKSTTIRVLLGLLKADGGEVRLLGGDPWRDVVELHRRLAYVPGDVALWPTMTGGEMIDLLGSMRGGLDDARRADLVARFELDTTKRGRQYSKGNRQKVAIVAALASDVELLILDEPTSGLDPLMENVFQDVVGEATARGTTVLLSSHILAEAETLADRLSIIRDGAVVATGTLAELRGHTRTSVRAELDSLPGSDLLAQLHDVDVQGLDAHDTGSGGHRLSATVDSARIGPVMSVLSSCGLRSLTVEPPSLESLFLSLYEGADQPAGER
- a CDS encoding sulfite oxidase-like oxidoreductase → MAIVNRGFVGRRDRDARRLPPGQYTTLDFPVLSSEPTPAVASAGWMLAVQSADHKAATFTWEQFQDLPHEDVTTDIHCVTRWSKFDTRWRGVSFDTLLRALPWEPAPFVMAHCHGGYTANVPLADLVDGRGWIADTYDGEPLAAEHGGPARLLVPHLYFWKSAKWVRRLRFMAEDAPGFWEERGYHMYGDPWREQRYS
- a CDS encoding PadR family transcriptional regulator gives rise to the protein MYIEKDLVAASATPLVLGILAEGESYGYAILKRVREMSGGRMEWTDGMLYPLLHRLERAGHVEATWGKADTGRRRKHYTITPVGLAALAERRSQWEVVADALDQVWRTVALPPAAEGLA
- a CDS encoding FAD-dependent oxidoreductase → MSRPRVVVAGLGDSGLLTAIHLAPHADVVGISSKPGLVSGQELGLRISRPDEWARDYRIPFGRFRKLDGIRTVHGTLTAADLDNRTVSVVDAAGAATVEGFDALVISTGVRNGFWRQPGLQSAADIDADLRSAHRRFADADSIAVIGGGAAAVSAAANLAATWRDKQIDLYHPGDRALPQHHPRTWATVRARLRRLGVGVHGGHRAVVPDGFSCDEITPGPVSFSTGQSAVGADAVLWAIGRVAPNTDWLPADVLDASGFVRVSAELRVPGVDSVYAIGDVAATDDLRSSARNRADRLLAHNIRADLGGRPDRARRYVPPRRRWGSVLGVQADGLQVFAPSGRPFRFPAWSVDTILQPWIVRRGIYGGIRKPR
- a CDS encoding ABC transporter permease, with protein sequence MTASTIGTAPLVRASLRHEGRGFAPWIVLPTALTVSSVIAYPLLFPDAAERAAFAATIGSNPALGLIFGPAYDLSTVDGFVAWRSLALGGFIAALGAIFIVVKAARGQEDSGQAELLAAGVLGRAARLSTALIMAGVCAIAIGLVAGLATSLCGGEWESSFLLGAGFTVTGWMFGAVAAVSAQVGSDARAATTMAVSLLGVLFVMRGFLFSVEAPAWTTWINPLGWVQETRPATGDHWWPLLLGLTFTVVVGAAAFVLQRARDFGQGLVPARPGPARGGIGSPLALAIRLNRAPIGSWVLAFVGLGIIFGYFTRSVRGLLTANPAMAQIFASGAASPADLVSAFVTTILGLVGIIASVAGVQIVNRIRTEELEDRAEAVLATAVSRPSYFGAVTAVALVVPAALVAVAGLVIGTFATTADLGLGFGDVVLQSIATIPAVWAVVGIAVAVIGARPRVRPAIWLGVLVSFVLTILGPSFKLPDWALGFSPFHHVPDVSATQPDWWGLGGVGVVVVVLVALGFAGFRRRDVP
- a CDS encoding ferredoxin reductase, which codes for MTTWHLTTVTAVVDLTPTARALRLALPEAVHALPGQHVDIRLTAEDGYSTARAYSLSDVRETRSVEVTVERLEDGEVSPYLVDVVEVGDPLEISDPHGYWFTWPSGDDRPVQLIGGGSGIAPLMSMIRGREVEAPQTPFSLVYSVRSPDRVYYRDELRQLIEHRRMDVHLIHTRVAPDDATRPAGRLTADELAGLTLDPATSPTVFICGPNRFVENCAQWMVDAGHDRTRIRTERFGE
- a CDS encoding glutathione peroxidase; the protein is MTSAYDFTATGIDGTPVELSDFQGSPLLIVNTASQCGFTPQYRGLEALHRDYADKGLRVLGFPCDQFGHQEPGDEEEIKNFCSLTYDVTFPMFAKVDVNGPEAHPLFAWLRDQKSGVLGGRIKWNFTKFLIGRDGSVVARYAPTTKPEKLAGSIEEQL